The following are from one region of the Chitinophagales bacterium genome:
- the phoP gene encoding DNA-binding response regulator, which yields MVQPYRILVVDDEPDILDFMQYNLRKEGYEVQTATHGREALEKALQFNPQLILLDIMMPVMDGIETCRELRAIAQLKGVMIAFLTARNEDYSQIAGLDAGADDYITKPIKPRVLISRIKALLRRWGGESESGRIVAGDIEIDAERYVVKTKNRELVLPKKEFELLLLLASKPGKVFTRKEILSSVWGNEVIVGDRTIDVHIRKLREKIGEQYFKTLKGIGYKFDL from the coding sequence ATGGTGCAACCATATCGCATTCTTGTTGTGGATGACGAACCGGATATATTAGATTTTATGCAGTATAATCTTCGTAAGGAAGGATATGAGGTGCAGACAGCAACCCATGGCCGGGAGGCGTTGGAAAAGGCCCTGCAGTTTAACCCACAGTTAATTCTTTTGGATATCATGATGCCGGTGATGGATGGTATTGAAACCTGCAGGGAGTTGCGTGCAATTGCTCAATTAAAAGGGGTAATGATTGCGTTTCTTACAGCGCGTAACGAAGACTATTCCCAGATTGCAGGTTTGGATGCAGGGGCGGATGATTATATTACCAAACCCATAAAGCCGCGTGTGCTCATCAGTCGTATTAAAGCGCTACTGAGACGATGGGGTGGTGAGTCTGAATCCGGTCGCATTGTGGCCGGTGATATAGAAATTGATGCAGAACGCTATGTAGTGAAAACAAAAAACCGGGAACTGGTGCTCCCCAAAAAGGAATTTGAATTGCTGTTGTTGCTGGCTTCCAAACCCGGAAAGGTTTTTACACGCAAGGAGATACTCAGCAGCGTATGGGGGAATGAGGTGATTGTGGGCGATCGCACTATCGATGTCCACATCAGAAAACTACGGGAAAAAATAGGTGAACAATATTTCAAGACATTAAAGGGAATAGGATATAAGTTTGATCTCTGA
- the phoR gene encoding two-component sensor histidine kinase, whose product MLILSVGNLFYPQWYHWSLIILIPACTFVISFVLFFYTLEKFIYRKIKLIYKSIYQQKAPRGAESNGKRDLMNKNILGEVEQEVAAWASRQTQEIEMLRQMANFRKEFLGNVSHELKTPIFTIQGYLHTLIDGALDDPQVNKNYLIKASENLERLTNIVHDLEVISQIESNTLLLDMSRFDVVRLIREVVEDMQIKARTKSITITLKEGADQPAYVFADRDRIRQVLNNLIANSIRYGIEGGKTTIGVYDMDENVLVEVSDNGIGIAQEHLPRLFERFYRVDKSRSRELGGTGLGLSIVKHIIEAHGQTINVRSTPKVGSTFGFTLKKA is encoded by the coding sequence ATGCTTATTTTATCGGTTGGTAATCTCTTTTATCCGCAATGGTACCATTGGTCACTGATTATACTTATACCCGCATGTACGTTTGTAATCAGCTTTGTGCTGTTTTTTTATACCCTTGAAAAGTTTATCTACAGAAAAATAAAGCTCATATACAAAAGCATCTATCAACAAAAGGCCCCGCGTGGTGCAGAAAGCAATGGCAAAAGAGATCTGATGAACAAAAACATTTTAGGCGAAGTAGAGCAGGAAGTGGCAGCCTGGGCCAGCAGGCAAACGCAGGAAATAGAAATGCTCCGCCAGATGGCTAATTTCCGTAAGGAATTTCTGGGCAATGTATCGCATGAGTTGAAGACGCCTATCTTTACCATTCAGGGCTACCTGCATACGCTCATTGATGGGGCACTGGATGACCCTCAGGTCAATAAAAACTACCTGATTAAAGCTTCCGAAAACCTGGAAAGACTAACCAACATCGTACACGACCTGGAGGTGATTTCACAAATTGAATCCAACACCCTGCTGCTGGATATGTCGCGCTTTGATGTGGTGCGTCTCATCCGCGAAGTGGTGGAAGATATGCAGATAAAGGCACGCACCAAATCCATTACCATCACCCTGAAAGAAGGTGCTGATCAGCCTGCTTACGTTTTTGCAGATCGCGATCGTATCCGGCAGGTGCTTAATAATCTGATTGCCAATTCTATAAGATACGGAATAGAAGGGGGTAAAACTACAATAGGGGTGTATGACATGGATGAAAACGTGCTGGTGGAAGTCTCCGATAATGGTATCGGCATTGCCCAGGAACATTTACCCCGCCTTTTTGAACGCTTTTATCGGGTAGATAAGAGTCGCTCCCGTGAACTGGGAGGAACAGGCCTGGGACTTTCCATCGTCAAACACATCATTGAGGCTCATGGCCAAACCATCAACGTACGCAGCACACCTAAGGTGGGCTCTACCTTTGGGTTTACCCTGAAGAAAGCCTAA
- a CDS encoding phosphatidate cytidylyltransferase: MRNFLIRTQTALIFVGVMVGGIWWNVYSYGILMSLIILFCLYEYFKIIRYTYEANRVSRFYMPLGILTGLSAFVCSWLVLMHMAASTIYVVPVCLLFSFFALEIFSASSHPLANIAQNISGVIYVSIPFTILNYVAVQQKDYNPHMVLGILFLVWINDAAAYIFGSLWGKHKMLERISPNKTLEGFLGGAIGCLVVAWLQYLIFGIFSLTQWLGLSLVIWVFATLGDLIVSMFKRSVSIKDTGNFFPGHGGFLDRFDAFIFAVPYAAAYIILIRLYGF, encoded by the coding sequence ATGCGTAATTTCCTTATCCGTACGCAGACAGCGCTCATCTTTGTGGGAGTGATGGTAGGGGGCATCTGGTGGAATGTATATTCCTACGGTATCCTGATGTCTTTAATAATTCTGTTTTGTTTGTACGAATATTTTAAGATCATCCGCTACACTTACGAAGCCAACAGGGTGAGTCGCTTTTACATGCCGCTGGGTATCTTGACCGGGCTTTCGGCATTTGTATGCTCCTGGCTGGTACTGATGCATATGGCGGCCAGCACTATTTATGTGGTACCAGTATGCTTACTGTTTTCATTTTTTGCTCTGGAGATATTTTCGGCATCCTCGCATCCGCTGGCCAACATTGCACAAAACATAAGCGGGGTAATTTACGTATCTATTCCATTTACCATTCTGAATTACGTGGCTGTGCAGCAAAAAGACTATAATCCGCATATGGTGCTGGGTATTTTGTTTCTGGTGTGGATAAATGATGCAGCCGCTTACATTTTCGGGTCTTTGTGGGGTAAACATAAAATGCTGGAAAGAATTTCTCCCAACAAAACCCTGGAAGGCTTTTTAGGTGGCGCTATCGGTTGTCTGGTTGTGGCATGGTTACAATATCTCATTTTTGGTATCTTTAGTCTGACCCAATGGCTGGGGCTGTCCCTGGTAATTTGGGTTTTCGCTACTCTGGGAGATTTGATTGTTTCTATGTTTAAGCGGAGCGTGAGTATTAAGGATACTGGAAATTTTTTCCCCGGTCATGGGGGCTTTTTAGATCGGTTTGATGCTTTTATTTTTGCCGTCCCCTATGCGGCCGCCTATATCATCCTGATTCGTCTTTATGGGTTTTGA
- the psd gene encoding phosphatidylserine decarboxylase produces MSIHKEGYKILSGLFFTLLIINITIRHLTDNADVLLAFTLFSAVLFLFTAYFFRYPKRYFVADDTVVVAPADGKVVAIEEVYEPEYFKDIRLQVSIFMSPTNVHINWTPISGEVKYTRYHPGKYLVAWHPKSSEKNERNSVVIEDDGFEILVRQIAGALARRIVNYCEEGKPIEQGKQMGFIKFGSRVDLFLPVGTQLEVKLGQKVKGNKTIIARLS; encoded by the coding sequence ATGTCCATTCATAAAGAGGGGTATAAAATATTAAGCGGCTTATTCTTCACCCTGCTGATTATTAACATAACCATCCGGCATCTTACAGATAATGCGGATGTATTGCTGGCATTTACCTTGTTTTCAGCCGTATTGTTTTTGTTTACCGCATATTTCTTTCGGTATCCGAAAAGGTATTTTGTAGCGGATGATACCGTTGTGGTAGCTCCTGCTGACGGTAAGGTGGTGGCTATTGAAGAGGTATATGAGCCTGAATACTTTAAAGACATCCGCCTGCAGGTATCTATTTTCATGTCACCCACAAATGTCCACATCAACTGGACCCCTATCAGCGGTGAAGTAAAATACACCCGCTATCATCCGGGGAAATATCTGGTAGCCTGGCACCCCAAATCCTCCGAGAAAAATGAACGCAATTCCGTGGTAATAGAGGATGATGGCTTTGAAATACTGGTACGCCAGATTGCAGGTGCCTTGGCCCGCAGAATAGTCAACTATTGCGAGGAAGGAAAGCCCATTGAACAGGGAAAGCAAATGGGCTTTATAAAATTCGGTTCGCGGGTTGATTTGTTTTTGCCGGTAGGTACCCAGCTGGAGGTAAAGCTGGGGCAAAAGGTAAAAGGAAACAAAACCATCATTGCCCGTCTTTCCTGA
- a CDS encoding methylmalonyl-CoA epimerase, which translates to MLKVDHIGIAVKSLAVSNPLFEKLLGIAPYKSETVEAEGVTTSFFRIGETKIELLEAAGESSVIKKFIEKRGEGIHHIAFEVSDIHAEKKRLEDLGFIVLNEPRPGADNKLVCFLHPRSTNGVLIEICQEITSGGEPLV; encoded by the coding sequence ATGTTAAAGGTTGACCATATTGGAATTGCCGTAAAAAGCCTGGCCGTTTCCAATCCGCTTTTTGAGAAATTACTGGGCATAGCACCCTATAAGTCAGAAACCGTAGAGGCTGAAGGCGTCACTACCTCCTTTTTCAGAATCGGAGAAACCAAGATTGAATTGCTGGAAGCTGCCGGTGAAAGCAGCGTGATTAAAAAGTTTATTGAAAAAAGAGGGGAAGGAATTCATCACATTGCTTTTGAAGTAAGCGACATTCATGCAGAGAAGAAAAGGCTGGAGGATCTGGGGTTTATTGTGCTGAACGAGCCGCGTCCGGGAGCGGATAACAAGCTGGTGTGTTTTCTTCATCCCCGCAGCACCAATGGCGTATTGATTGAAATATGTCAGGAAATTACCTCAGGAGGTGAACCATTGGTTTAG
- the iscS gene encoding cysteine desulfurase IscS: MSLVRPVYLDYNATTPVHPEVLQEMLPYFREKFGNASSHTHTYGWVAQEAVEKARERVARLLHAEPVEIVFTSGATEAINLALKGVFAAYRSRGNHLITVSTEHKAVLDCCKKLQQMGAEVTYLPVEPDGRINLSRLSEAIRDHTILIAVMYANNETGVIHPVEQIAAIAHQRGVLCMSDATQAVGKIPIDVNSSGCDLLTLSAHKFYGPKGVGALYVRRRNPRVRLVAQIDGGGHERNLRSGTLNVPGIVGFGKACELAEQSFTAPDTLNRIAALRNRLQEELLKNIPGARINGNTAHRLPNTLNMSFPGVDSARLMKALIQDIAISAGSACTSAIPEPSHVLSAMGLSEKDAYSAVRLSLGIFTTEEEIHFSIEKICKAIGELKKKAVG; encoded by the coding sequence ATGTCTTTGGTACGTCCGGTTTATCTTGATTACAACGCAACCACCCCGGTACACCCCGAAGTGCTTCAGGAGATGTTACCCTATTTCAGGGAAAAATTTGGGAATGCTTCCAGCCACACACATACCTATGGCTGGGTAGCGCAGGAAGCCGTGGAAAAGGCGCGGGAACGGGTTGCCCGTCTGCTGCATGCCGAACCCGTTGAAATTGTTTTCACTTCGGGAGCCACCGAGGCTATCAATCTGGCTTTAAAAGGAGTTTTTGCTGCCTACCGCTCGCGGGGCAACCACCTGATCACCGTGAGCACCGAGCATAAAGCGGTTTTGGATTGTTGCAAAAAACTGCAACAGATGGGCGCTGAGGTGACCTACCTGCCCGTGGAACCCGATGGCAGAATAAATCTTTCCAGGCTTAGTGAAGCGATACGGGACCACACCATTCTCATAGCCGTGATGTATGCCAACAACGAAACCGGGGTTATCCATCCGGTTGAGCAAATTGCTGCTATAGCCCATCAACGGGGAGTGTTATGCATGAGTGATGCTACACAGGCGGTCGGTAAAATACCGATTGATGTAAACAGCAGCGGATGCGACCTGCTTACCTTAAGTGCACATAAATTCTACGGCCCGAAAGGGGTGGGTGCCTTGTACGTGAGGCGCAGGAATCCCCGGGTAAGACTGGTGGCGCAGATAGATGGCGGTGGACATGAACGTAACCTCCGCTCAGGTACGCTCAATGTGCCCGGCATTGTCGGCTTCGGAAAGGCATGTGAGCTGGCAGAACAATCCTTTACAGCACCCGACACCTTGAACAGGATAGCTGCTTTGCGTAACCGTTTGCAGGAGGAACTTTTAAAAAATATTCCTGGAGCCAGAATTAATGGCAATACGGCACATCGGCTCCCCAATACCTTAAACATGTCATTTCCGGGTGTGGATAGTGCCCGCCTCATGAAGGCGCTTATTCAGGATATAGCGATTTCTGCTGGCTCGGCCTGTACTTCTGCTATACCTGAGCCCTCTCATGTGCTCAGCGCCATGGGTCTGAGTGAAAAGGATGCCTACTCCGCAGTACGTCTTAGCCTTGGAATTTTCACCACTGAAGAGGAAATTCATTTTAGCATTGAAAAAATATGTAAAGCCATCGGGGAGCTCAAAAAAAAAGCTGTGGGGTAA
- the mur/alr gene encoding bifunctional UDP-N-acetylmuramoyl-tripeptide:D-alanyl-D-alanine ligase/alanine racemase, protein MYSIRQIAIAVKGSLIQCTEDTLITQLGYDSRLIMNPSNLLFFAIKGKRHDGHHFIQQLYDRGVRNFILSDTSSLEQPLAEANIIKVANTVHALQRLAAWHRQRFSYPVIGITGSNGKTVVKEWLFQLLNEDYNIVRSPKSYNSQIGVPLSVWQMQEHHTLGIFEAGISQPDEMDALEQIIQPDIGVFTNIGEAHAEGFLNIRQKINEKLKLFARSKILIYRRDYPEITQCITEIKHRLHESEQDQKFRLFTWSTQGDADLKVTAIQKTGTQTTIEGLYQSHVRKITIPFSDEASIENAIHCWAVLLYLKMEDSKISDRMMQLGSVSMRLELKDGINNCSLINDSYNSDIRSLAIALDFLDQQQQHPKKTVILSDILQSGKAVTELYQEVRNLVAERNITRLIGIGPAISQQQALFKLGNGFSSRFYESTEAFLADFSPADFKNEAILLKGARKFEFEKISRHLERKFHKTILEIDLNALIHNLHLFQSLLRPETKIMAMVKASSYGSGSYEIAHVLQYNRVDYLAVAYADEGVELRKAGIALPIMVMNPELRSFETMIRHRLEPDIYSFSVLEKFYAAVAFAGVKEPYPIHVEMDTGMHRLGFTPDALEPLAESLQSKKLLRVVSVFSHLAASDESRHDAFTLRQIHLFSSLSSSLMERLNYPFIRHIANSAAILRFPEAQFDMVRLGIGLYGVDPTGTLQHQLQQVSTLKAHISQIKIVKAGESVGYSRTFIAQREVRIATVGIGYADGVDRRLGNGQGFMLVRGRPAPTVGNICMDLCMIDISDIAEAEEGDEVIVFGKGLPIQEVATRAGTIPYEILTGISSRVQRVYFKE, encoded by the coding sequence ATGTATTCTATCCGGCAGATCGCCATAGCCGTTAAAGGATCCCTGATTCAATGTACTGAGGACACCCTTATTACTCAGCTCGGCTATGACAGCCGTTTGATTATGAACCCCTCCAACCTGCTGTTTTTCGCCATAAAAGGCAAACGACATGACGGGCACCATTTTATTCAGCAGTTGTACGACCGCGGGGTAAGAAACTTTATCCTATCAGATACTTCCTCATTGGAGCAACCGTTGGCGGAAGCCAATATTATCAAGGTTGCCAATACCGTGCATGCCCTTCAGCGGCTGGCAGCCTGGCATAGACAAAGGTTCAGCTACCCGGTTATCGGCATCACCGGCAGCAACGGAAAAACGGTAGTGAAAGAATGGCTCTTCCAACTCCTCAACGAAGATTATAACATCGTAAGAAGCCCCAAAAGTTACAACTCGCAGATAGGTGTGCCGCTCTCGGTATGGCAAATGCAGGAGCATCATACCCTTGGCATCTTTGAAGCGGGTATTTCTCAGCCTGACGAAATGGATGCCCTTGAGCAGATTATACAGCCGGATATAGGCGTTTTCACCAACATTGGCGAAGCCCATGCCGAAGGCTTCCTGAATATCCGTCAAAAGATTAATGAAAAGCTCAAGCTGTTTGCGCGCTCCAAAATACTGATTTACAGACGCGACTACCCGGAAATCACACAGTGTATTACCGAAATCAAACATCGCTTGCACGAATCTGAACAGGATCAAAAGTTTCGTCTCTTTACATGGTCAACGCAGGGGGATGCTGACCTGAAAGTTACAGCCATTCAAAAAACAGGCACACAAACCACCATTGAAGGCCTCTACCAATCACACGTCAGAAAAATTACCATTCCCTTTTCAGATGAAGCCTCCATAGAAAATGCTATTCATTGCTGGGCAGTGTTATTATACTTAAAGATGGAGGACAGTAAAATTTCCGACCGCATGATGCAACTGGGAAGCGTTTCCATGCGGCTGGAGCTTAAAGATGGTATCAATAATTGTTCGCTCATTAATGATAGCTACAACTCCGATATCCGGTCGCTGGCCATTGCACTGGACTTTCTGGACCAGCAGCAGCAGCATCCGAAAAAAACTGTCATTCTATCTGATATTCTGCAAAGCGGTAAAGCTGTTACAGAGCTTTACCAGGAAGTACGTAACCTGGTCGCTGAGCGTAATATCACCCGTCTTATCGGCATCGGTCCGGCCATCTCCCAGCAACAGGCCCTCTTTAAGTTGGGTAACGGATTCAGCAGCCGCTTTTACGAATCTACGGAGGCCTTTCTGGCCGATTTTTCTCCGGCAGATTTTAAAAATGAGGCCATTCTTCTGAAAGGCGCACGGAAGTTTGAGTTTGAGAAAATAAGCCGACACCTGGAGCGCAAGTTTCATAAAACAATACTGGAAATAGATTTAAATGCCCTTATTCACAATCTGCATCTCTTTCAGAGCCTGCTCAGGCCAGAAACAAAAATCATGGCTATGGTAAAAGCCTCCTCCTACGGCAGTGGTTCCTATGAAATTGCGCATGTGTTGCAGTATAACCGGGTGGATTATCTTGCCGTGGCCTATGCGGATGAAGGAGTAGAACTGCGAAAGGCCGGTATTGCCTTGCCTATTATGGTGATGAATCCTGAACTGCGCAGCTTTGAAACCATGATACGCCACCGTCTGGAACCGGACATATACAGTTTTTCCGTTCTGGAAAAATTTTATGCCGCAGTGGCCTTTGCGGGCGTTAAGGAGCCTTACCCTATACATGTTGAAATGGATACCGGTATGCACCGGCTTGGTTTTACACCGGATGCCCTGGAGCCGCTTGCAGAGTCCCTGCAAAGCAAAAAGCTGCTGCGGGTTGTTTCTGTATTTTCTCACCTTGCCGCCAGTGATGAAAGCAGGCATGATGCTTTCACGCTCCGTCAGATCCATTTGTTTTCTTCCCTAAGCTCCTCCCTGATGGAGCGGCTGAACTATCCTTTTATTCGCCATATAGCAAATTCAGCAGCCATTCTGCGATTTCCAGAGGCACAATTTGATATGGTGAGACTCGGTATCGGATTATATGGTGTGGACCCCACCGGCACCCTGCAACACCAGCTTCAACAGGTAAGCACGCTCAAGGCTCATATCTCACAAATCAAAATAGTAAAGGCAGGCGAATCGGTAGGTTATAGCCGTACTTTTATCGCACAACGGGAGGTAAGGATAGCTACCGTGGGTATTGGATATGCCGATGGTGTGGACCGCAGACTGGGCAATGGACAAGGTTTTATGCTGGTAAGAGGACGACCCGCCCCCACGGTGGGCAATATCTGCATGGACTTATGTATGATTGATATATCCGACATAGCGGAAGCAGAGGAGGGGGATGAGGTAATCGTTTTCGGAAAGGGATTACCCATACAGGAAGTAGCCACGCGGGCGGGCACCATACCCTATGAGATCCTCACGGGCATCTCCTCCCGCGTGCAACGCGTGTATTTTAAAGAGTAA
- the prfA gene encoding peptide chain release factor 1, whose product MLEKLRLIRERWEDIGKQMTDPEVVADVARFSRLSKEYRELEKMVQAYDQYQNILSNITSSKKLLETEKDEEFRQLIKSELDKLVAQKEHLEEHLRLLLIPKDPEDDNNAILEIRAGTGGDEASIFAGDLFRMYARYIDSKGWTLHVVSESPGTKGGFKEIIAEVTGEGAYGLLKYESGVHRVQRVPETEAQGRVHTSAASVAVLPEPDEVQVQIHERDIKRDTFRSSGAGGQHVNKTESAVRLTHIPTGIVVECQQERSQHKNYELAMKWLRSRIYEMKVKQHQEEIARQRKTMVSTGDRSAKIRTYNFPQSRVTDHRIGLTLYNLPAIMDGDLDKLIAALQMAENAEKLKAGVK is encoded by the coding sequence ATGCTTGAAAAACTGCGGTTAATACGAGAACGTTGGGAAGATATAGGCAAGCAAATGACCGACCCTGAGGTCGTTGCCGATGTGGCGCGTTTTTCCCGCTTAAGCAAGGAATACCGCGAGCTTGAAAAAATGGTACAGGCCTACGATCAGTATCAAAACATCCTCAGCAATATTACCTCAAGCAAAAAACTTCTGGAAACTGAAAAAGACGAAGAGTTCCGACAGCTCATCAAAAGCGAGCTGGATAAGCTTGTTGCACAAAAAGAACATCTGGAAGAACACCTTCGGTTGCTGCTGATTCCCAAAGACCCCGAAGATGACAACAACGCCATCCTTGAAATTCGGGCCGGCACCGGAGGGGATGAAGCAAGCATCTTTGCCGGAGATTTGTTCCGAATGTATGCAAGATATATAGACTCCAAGGGCTGGACTCTTCATGTAGTAAGCGAAAGTCCGGGAACCAAAGGGGGGTTTAAAGAAATAATTGCCGAAGTTACCGGTGAAGGAGCTTATGGCCTTTTGAAATACGAATCAGGTGTACATCGGGTGCAAAGGGTTCCTGAAACTGAAGCCCAGGGACGGGTACATACCTCGGCTGCCTCGGTGGCTGTATTGCCCGAACCAGATGAAGTGCAGGTGCAAATTCACGAGCGCGATATCAAACGCGATACCTTCCGTTCTTCAGGAGCAGGAGGCCAGCACGTGAACAAAACGGAATCCGCTGTACGCCTCACCCACATTCCCACCGGCATCGTAGTGGAATGTCAGCAGGAACGCTCGCAGCATAAAAACTATGAACTGGCCATGAAATGGTTGCGCTCACGTATCTATGAGATGAAGGTAAAACAACATCAGGAGGAAATTGCCCGGCAACGTAAAACAATGGTCTCTACCGGTGACCGCTCGGCCAAAATACGCACTTATAATTTTCCACAAAGCCGTGTAACCGACCATCGTATAGGACTTACCCTGTATAATCTACCGGCTATCATGGACGGTGATCTGGACAAGCTGATTGCGGCTTTGCAAATGGCCGAAAATGCCGAAAAACTGAAAGCAGGTGTGAAATGA